Proteins co-encoded in one Zygotorulaspora mrakii chromosome 5, complete sequence genomic window:
- the VPS45 gene encoding Vps45p (similar to Saccharomyces cerevisiae VPS45 (YGL095C); ancestral locus Anc_6.174) — MDLFKAADFYVNRIVDSQYRVGGIASVTEKSRIKALLLDKDTTTTISMCATQSELLSHEIYLVDTIENENRDVMRHLRCLVYVKPTEETIQSLLRELQNPKYGDYQIFFNNSVTKSQLERLAESDDLEVVSKIEEVFQDYHILNEDFFSLDMPAENLFTRQGIWDEVGLAECTKCVKSLLLSLKIKPEIRYESDSKLCQKLAKELVYEIDQNEKVLFDFPLMDSPPLLVLLDRKSDPLTPLLQPWTYQSMLNEYIGVKRNLVDLSNIPGIDENLKKVSLSPKQDSFFHDTMFLNFGELGDKVKQYVTNYKNNTHSNSKIDTIEDIKTFIEKYPEFRKLSGNVAKHMAIVGELDRQLQLKDIWQLSEVEQNIAVHKNNQEDYQDMIKLLQSPKLENFYKLKLACIYSLKHEDNSTKMNEVVQALKEQPSFPANDINFLHKFRETVAKYHKGSDANRYPDKDDLLSELAKKFNSRMGSKSNADTDNVYMQHIPEISTLLTDFSKNKMSKGKLKTINSSDFTNNNLPNAPSVPPQDIVLFVIGGVTFEEARFVHQFNETMRNKMRVILGGTSVISTKGYIDELRNM; from the coding sequence ATGGATTTGTTCAAGGCTGCTGACTTCTATGTAAACAGAATAGTGGATTCTCAATATCGAGTTGGTGGTATTGCCAGCGTCACGGAAAAGAGTAGAATAAAGGCGTTGCTTTTAGATAAGGATACCACCACAACAATTTCGATGTGCGCCACGCAAAGTGAACTTTTGAGTCATGAGATTTATCTGGTAGATACTAtagagaatgaaaataggGATGTTATGAGACATTTAAGATGTTTAGTTTACGTGAAGCCTACAGAGGAGACGATTCAGTCTCTATTAAGAGAATTACAAAATCCGAAATATGGGGAttatcaaatctttttcaacaacaGCGTAACAAAATCGCAATTGGAAAGGTTAGCGGAATCAGACGACCTGGAAGTCGTTTCTAAAATTGAAGAGGTTTTTCAAGATTACCATATTCTAAATGAGGATTTTTTCTCCTTGGACATGCCAGCCGAAAACCTATTCACACGGCAAGGTATATGGGATGAAGTCGGACTCGCGGAATGCACAAAATGTGTAAAATCACTGCTTCTATCGTTAAAGATCAAGCCAGAAATCAGGTACGAATCTGATAGTAAATTATGCCAAAAATTGGCGAAAGAGCTGGTATATGAAATCGATCAAAACGAAAAAGTACTATTCGACTTTCCATTGATGGATTCACCACCTCTTTTAGTGCTTTTAGATAGAAAAAGCGACCCTCTAACCCCACTCCTCCAACCTTGGACGTATCAGTCAATGTTGAACGAATATATTGGTGTGAAAAGAAACCTTGTTGacctttcaaatatacCAGGCATTGAtgagaatttgaaaaaagtgtcCTTATCCCCAAAGCAAGATAGTTTTTTCCATGATAccatgtttttgaattttggtGAACTTGGTGATAAAGTTAAGCAGTACGTTACAAACTATAAGAACAACACACATTCAAACAGCAAGATTGATACTATTGAAGACATAAAAACCttcattgaaaagtatCCTGAGTTTAGAAAACTATCAGGTAATGTTGCAAAACACATGGCAATCGTGGGAGAACTGGATAGACAATTACAGTTAAAGGATATTTGGCAGTTAAGTGAAGTTGAACAAAACATTGCTGTTCATAAGAATAACCAGGAAGATTACCAAGACATGATAAAGCTTTTACAAAGCCCGAAACTGGAAAACTTTTATAAGCTGAAATTAGCTTGTATCTACTCTCTGAAGCATGAAGATAATAGCACTAAAATGAACGAAGTTGTCCAAGCTCTAAAAGAGCAGCCATCTTTTCCGGCAAATGATATAAATTTTCTACACAAGTTCAGGGAAACCGTTGCAAAGTATCATAAAGGTAGTGATGCAAACCGCTATCCAGACAAGGATGACTTACTAAGTGAATTGgctaaaaaatttaacaGTAGAATGGGTTCGAAGAGTAATGCTGACACAGATAATGTTTATATGCAACATATTCCTGAAATATCCACTCTGTTAACAGACTTTTCGAAGAATAAAATGTCGAaaggaaaattgaaaaccaTAAATAGTAGCGACTTTACAAATAACAACTTACCAAATGCTCCTTCGGTACCCCCACAGGATATCGTTTTATTTGTAATCGGGGGAGTAACGTTTGAGGAGGCCAGATTTGTACATCAATTTAATGAAACAATGAGGAATAAGATGAGAGTAATACTCGGCGGGACCTCTGTTATCTCTACAAAAGGATATATAGATGAACTTCGAAATATGTAA
- the CTI6 gene encoding Cti6p (similar to Saccharomyces cerevisiae CTI6 (YPL181W); ancestral locus Anc_6.173), with amino-acid sequence MELKVETLVAAEQQPKLQENAPQGAQVAAEPELEGSLNNAEAHDSVIEEVEEEEEEGETRCVCGETDPPDGSGLYIQCEQCSVWQHGYCVGIADGEDSRVEKYWCEQCKPELHHLYVEVTTGRIRSIYKPVQEKRRHNRRNNRHAKVPGPPFEGEVDHDESKKDGGQADTIASNSLEEAAHGSSDNGNGVSTSSGDSTSASRPRLSRGSNQGSSKDNINGSAGSGDGGEKLHSDDPRTADDDYFSLDDDKRLQDRRRATFSAREEKQYQLMLEKAIQESRRTSHQEDTDPNAAAIYDESDNLHPKDQNSANGNGNVIVRQDTHSTLTADELLARRSDSELNMANSGTYTESARVSTVNYSSVSPPPNKQISQSRSHSSNSASENDSKRNNSSRRSQRGPKTGRRGKQAGVSKNNDGRTRKNTGINGNDSNNNGTSSGKTDIGINKPMKPRLPPQRTTLGEMRRRVSAILEFISRTQWELSEEHSSKDELVRFVENEQFIEQVDSIFEKYDQSFKLMDDLTRALLLWEKKYSTSPSVN; translated from the coding sequence ATGGAGTTGAAAGTGGAAACGCTAGTGGCTGCTGAGCAGCAACCCAAGCTTCAGGAGAATGCGCCACAGGGTGCGCAAGTGGCTGCGGAGCCCGAACTGGAGGGCTCCCTGAACAATGCTGAGGCTCACGACAGTGTGATAGAAGAAGTggaggaggaagaagaagaaggtgaGACCAGATGCGTCTGTGGCGAGACGGATCCGCCCGATGGATCGGGGCTGTACATTCAGTGTGAGCAGTGCTCTGTGTGGCAGCACGGGTACTGTGTTGGCATCGCGGATGGCGAGGACAGCCGTGTGGAGAAGTATTGGTGCGAGCAATGCAAGCCCGAACTGCACCACCTCTACGTAGAGGTCACCACCGGAAGGATCAGATCCATCTACAAACCCGTGCAAGAGAAGAGGCGACATAATCGCAGGAACAACAGGCATGCAAAGGTTCCCGGTCCGCCTTTCGAGGGCGAGGTTGATCACGATGAGTCGAAGAAAGATGGGGGACAAGCTGATACAATTGCATCGAATTCACTGGAGGAAGCAGCGCATGGTAGCAGCGATAATGGAAACGGTGTTTCTACCAGTAGTGGTGACAGTACTTCGGCCTCGAGACCACGACTGTCACGTGGCAGCAATCAAGGCTCGTCAAAGGACAATATAAATGGTAGCGCTGGTAGTGGCGACGGCGGCGAAAAGCTCCACAGCGATGATCCAAGGACGgctgatgatgattattTTAGCCTGGATGATGACAAAAGGCTTCAGGATAGGAGACGGGCGACCTTTTCAGCTAGGGAAGAGAAACAGTACCAGCTCATGCTCGAGAAAGCCATTCAGGAGAGCCGTAGAACTTCTCACCAAGAAGACACAGATCCCAATGCGGCGGCAATATATGATGAAAGTGATAACTTGCACccaaaagatcaaaatagTGCAAATGGCAATGGTAACGTAATAGTGAGGCAAGATACGCACTCTACATTGACCGCAGATGAACTGCTCGCAAGACGGTCAGATTCAGAGTTGAATATGGCTAATTCAGGGACATACACTGAGTCTGCAAGGGTATCAACTGTAAATTACTCGTCGGTATCTCCTCCACCAAACAAACAGATATCGCAATCAAGATCGCATTCTTCTAACTCAGCATCAGAGAATGATTCGAAGAGAAATAACAGCTCAAGGAGATCACAAAGAGGTCCAAAGACAGGGAGGAGGGGGAAACAAGCTGGCGTAagtaaaaataatgatggaagaacaagaaaaaacacTGGCATTAATGGTAATGACAGCAATAATAATGGCACTTCAAGTGGTAAAACCGATATTGGTATAAATAAACCAATGAAGCCAAGACTGCCACCGCAAAGGACGACCTTAGGCGAGATGAGAAGAAGGGTATCTGCAATTTTAGAATTTATATCAAGAACTCAGTGGGAGTTGAGTGAGGAGCATTCATCGAAGGACGAGCTCGTAcgatttgttgaaaatgaacAATTCATAGAACAAGTCGATtccatatttgaaaagtatgatCAAAGCTTCAAATTGATGGATGATTTAACACGGGCTCTATTGTTATGGGAAAAAAAGTACTCGACAAGCCCCAGCGTTAATTAG
- the PAN2 gene encoding poly(A)-specific ribonuclease (similar to Saccharomyces cerevisiae PAN2 (YGL094C); ancestral locus Anc_6.176) has translation MNNWQHSSSHSLDLIQHLKKPYFRYDDKGKDATRTVFDSRANLIWIGDSYGRISSYDTNLSLYTRHAAHIGGMPVKDLLCHREGILSLSDDTLHFANRRGITLLNLTSVDIASFSSLNAMSFGSAEQKDEVYCAGDDLNSGIVTVDLNKGCLSSITTYSSKVKLMRSNNRLISIGKQSGGVDILDPNSNTVVKSFSAHSGAISDMDSRGYTLVTVGKSRRFSSMYADPFVNVFDLRNMQQLPPVSFSKGTIMGAGGADFVQLLPLLPTVMVVASESGAFDFVDLVNTTVRTQYLHPSQSIKEVTLSPSGDFLAFVGNDNILTTWTRSEGAGNFTNTPEIWEYPDYADDGPIGNGIPIDGFAYPLSSVGLPYYNEKLLSAWYNTIFRSSGTVPHNIDGALPVSAKTKDKSALSLTSEKTSRDITIYRYDKLKYGPRNSLEPYMSLKDLRKKAASGQVPEDILRFKSSKEGEIPPAYGKLQLSHGRYGTDTFDFDAFNKTPFSTLDTDGENVYTNAILQLYRFVPELFNLVVGCLKNENFGIDSLLTELGYLYDMMNRSQRAICRATNFQTTFNAKTVAKELGLGTNSLDCTNSFEKMHLYRKTTSNTDKLQKSLLQKFNEFLLESLITDERANESEKASFKELFGLHLDSVVRSNCNRYEKISNVVSTLTVLSPARNGFKYYGKKTGNSTILPFIESSMKRVKYIARPPEKGVKQEIVGYERTIRNLPPILSLDVLLSNQEWTIVKAGKNWLSKEFFAAISKDKPILMTNLSEYSGREPTFKYELNGYVARVDDTDGESRYVTYVRCLDKASRDFKWYLFNGYLAIEVPEDEALDISPWWKTPETIIYCDAEEMRKPFFPVDTYRINYDILYRDHFANGIRETTKLQYKLLSKEEAPQPGTLVAIDAEFVILSDELCDIDCNGNRKIIKPKQTALARLSAIRCEDNEFFGVPFIDDYIFNNEHIEDYVTKYSGIYPGDLDLKKSTRPLVSREVTYRKVWLLLQLGCVFVGHGLNNDFKNININVPQNQIRDTAIYFLRGKRYLSLRYLAFALLDRNIQGGNHDSIEDAYTALILYKKYLNLKENGTLEHVLDTIYAEGRSSNYRVPL, from the coding sequence ATGAATAATTGGCAGCATTCCTCGTCTCATTCTCTTGACCTTATTCAACATTTAAAGAAACCCTACTTCAGGTATGACGACAAAGGCAAGGATGCAACAAGGACAGTGTTCGATTCGCGTGCTAATTTGATATGGATTGGAGATAGTTATGGCAGAATCTCGTCGTATGATACAAATCTCTCGTTGTATACACGTCATGCTGCTCATATTGGAGGTATGCCAGTCAAAGATCTACTCTGTCATAGAGAAGGTATCTTATCACTTAGTGATGATACGCTACATTTTGCAAACCGTAGAGGTATAACGTTACTTAATCTCACAAGTGTGGATATCGCTTCATTTAGCTCACTAAATGCAATGTCCTTTGGATCGGCTGAACAAAAGGATGAGGTCTACTGTGCAGGAGACGATTTAAATTCAGGGATAGTCACTGTAGATCTAAATAAAGGATGCCTAAGCTCTATAACAACGTACTCCTCCAAGGTCAAATTAATGCGCTCAAATAATAGACTCATATCGATTGGAAAGCAATCCGGAGGTGTTGATATCTTGGATCCGAATTCAAATACAGTCGtgaaatctttttcagcGCATTCTGGAGCTATATCCGACATGGATTCGAGAGGCTACACTTTGGTGACGGTGGGGAAGTCAAGAAGGTTTAGTAGTATGTACGCAGATCCTTTTGTCAATGTTTTCGATCTAAGGAACATGCAGCAACTGCCGCCAgtctctttttccaaaggaACAATTATGGGAGCAGGAGGAGCTGACTTTGTGCAATTGCTTCCATTGCTTCCAACAGTGATGGTGGTAGCATCAGAATCAGGAGCTTTTGACTTTGTCGATTTAGTAAACACCACAGTGAGAActcaatatcttcatcCTAGTCAATCTATTAAAGAAGTTACTTTGTCGCCCAGTGGAGACTTTCTTGCATTTGTTGGAAACGATAATATTCTGACCACTTGGACTAGATCCGAGGGTGCAGGAAATTTCACAAACACTCCTGAAATATGGGAATACCCAGATTATGCTGACGATGGTCCGATTGGAAATGGTATACCGATAGATGGTTTCGCTTATCCTCTTAGTAGTGTGGGCCTACCTTActacaatgaaaaattattatCCGCTTGGTACAATACAATTTTTAGAAGTTCTGGTACTGTACCTCACAATATAGACGGTGCTCTGCCAGTTTCAGCAAAAACCAAAGACAAGTCAGCATTGTCGCTTACTTCTGAAAAGACATCCCGAGACATTACTATTTACCGTTATGACAAGCTCAAATACGGGCCCAGGAACTCTTTGGAACCATATATGTCGCTTAAGGACCTGCGAAAGAAGGCAGCATCAGGGCAGGTTCCAGAAGATATATTAAGATTTAAAAGTTCGAAAGAGGGCGAAATTCCTCCTGCATACGGAAAATTGCAATTGAGTCATGGTCGCTATGGCACGGATACTTTTGATTTCGATGCTTTCAACAAGACTCCATTCTCCACTCTAGATACTGACGGAGAAAATGTGTATACAAATGCAATATTACAACTCTATCGTTTCGTTCCTGAGCTTTTCAATCTAGTTGTCGGTTGCcttaaaaatgaaaattttgggaTAGATTCTCTTTTAACCGAATTAGGATACTTATACGATATGATGAACAGATCCCAAAGGGCCATCTGCCGTGCTACTAACTTTCAAACGACTTTCAATGCGAAAACTGTTGCAAAGGAATTAGGACTCGGGACGAATTCACTTGATTGTACTAAtagctttgaaaaaatgcatCTATATAGGAAGACAACATCAAATACAGATAAGCTCCAAAAATCACtacttcaaaaatttaatgAATTTCTACTTGAGAGCCTGATTACTGATGAGAGGGCAAACGAATCCGAAAAagcttctttcaaagagctCTTCGGTTTACATCTAGATTCTGTCGTGCGGTCGAATTGTAACCGCTATGAGAAGATCTCAAATGTTGTTTCAACCCTGACCGTTTTATCCCCTGCTAGAAACGGCTTCAAGTATTACGGGAAGAAAACGGGGAACTCCACAATTTTGCCCTTTATCGAATCCTCCATGAAAAGAGTTAAATATATTGCCAGACCACCTGAGAAAGGTGTTAAACAAGAAATAGTTGGCTATGAAAGAACAATACGAAACCTTCCACCCATATTATCATTGGATGTTCTTCTGTCCAATCAAGAGTGGACTATCGTAAAGGCAGGTAAGAACTGGTTGTCAAAAGAGTTTTTTGCAGCTATCTCGAAGGATAAGCCTATTTTAATGACTAACCTATCCGAATATAGTGGAAGAGAGCCCACCTTCAAATACGAGCTGAATGGATACGTTGCGAGAGTAGATGATACCGACGGCGAGTCACGATATGTGACTTACGTTAGGTGCCTTGACAAGGCCTCCCGCGACTTCAAGTGGTACCTTTTTAATGGTTATCTAGCGATAGAGGTACCAGAAGATGAGGCTCTTGATATATCACCCTGGTGGAAAACTCCGGAAACAATTATATATTGCGATGCTGAAGAAATGAGAAAACCGTTTTTTCCTGTGGATACGTATCGTATCAACTATGATATTCTATATCGCGatcattttgcaaatgGAATTAGGGAAACTACAAAGCTACAGTATAAGTTACTGAGTAAAGAAGAAGCACCGCAGCCAGGAACCCTGGTAGCCATTGATGCCGAGTTTGTTATATTGAGTGATGAGCTTTGTGACATTGACTGTAACGGGAACCGAAAAATAATCAAGCCAAAGCAAACAGCGTTGGCTCGACTCTCCGCTATTAGATGCGAAGATAACGAGTTTTTTGGTGTTCCCTTCATTGATGATTATATCTTCAATAATGAACATATCGAAGATTATGTCACAAAATATAGTGGGATATATCCGGGAGATTTGGATCTTAAAAAAAGCACAAGGCCGCTAGTCTCGAGAGAAGTCACTTATAGAAAGGTCTGGCTGCTTTTACAGCTGGGCTGCGTATTCGTTGGTCATGGACTCAacaatgatttcaaaaacattaATATCAATGTCCCTCAAAACCAAATTAGAGATACtgcaatatattttttaagaGGTAAACGATATTTATCGTTGAGATATCTCGCATTTGCTCTTTTGGATAGGAATATACAAGGCGGTAATCATGATTCAATCGAAGACGCTTACACCGCATTGATTCTATACAAAAAGTACTTGAATCTCAAAGAGAACGGTACCCTCGAACATGTTTTGGATACTATATATGCAGAGGGTCGTTCTTCAAACTATAGAGTACCTCTATGA
- the TCO89 gene encoding Tco89p (similar to Saccharomyces cerevisiae TCO89 (YPL180W); ancestral locus Anc_6.175), giving the protein MGHRSRSLRSDVEMSGAHSHGKGGTQSSSNVGVHPTRPFRQFSTRSRAKSSASFKGLHRIVANECVGDADDNIVNESGFKKSKSSDSLCRKRALSGLNMTALGRVRSHPAQPAMWRSGSDTSCNSFSAAQTIGIKPSKNKSTHSVVDMRDGEELYDNDSTTDEEVEYFTDEEEEDEENDMKSSNDISSDRANNSGDNEKVDHRESSENSLSENSRSVLLSKTFSDLTIPFPEKDNDNQVINQPSYKVPSNLIKRKDINEEHLLKEHAIEEPHKSETGFEIEGDDDKITNNERDDEPNNVEIDEDGDDHISHPDMNEFISDNDIVGISNSLTRQANNHGSINTPGLTDNKNFIDDKKREENEDGYDTDKASSTNEDYVPNMFLSQSTGVERRFEQLPSMQNPFADDFPINSNNKKQDIITAYDNDGTHNKNFLNSSDDTGVSQGQFPKEPKQQHFPNPILGLTTSLQGSGTGSSQGLARMENFLQKRASQNSILRSDLRSLLSSERPQSLQREQVSSSNVNNFAQFLKSDGIDGDSRTQRKLWLQRENSIMDLSSHNDGNDPIFMASNVEVKREFERISREYINVRRFASPVEEALMRIETSQMAIGIKGSQRTDSDINDIITPNYGSKYTKVDEFLPQTENTKLHRILSGIWKEESALFNKDTNPLNKQKSNSGSHKHFQSNRDSLRNAMGSGPGPHQRMVNSLQPTTRAVHRRMENSIHQQRT; this is encoded by the coding sequence ATGGGCCATAGAAGTAGGTCACTCCGATCAGATGTAGAGATGAGCGGTGCACATAGCCATGGTAAGGGTGGAACTCAAAGCTCATCGAACGTCGGTGTTCATCCAACAAGACCGTTTCGGCAGTTCTCAACAAGGTCAAGGGCCAAAAGTTCGGCCAGCTTTAAGGGATTACATCGGATTGTAGCTAATGAATGCGTTGGTGATGCAGATGATAATATTGTGAATGAAAGTGGGTTTAAGAAAAGTAAAAGTTCGGACTCTCTATGTCGGAAACGTGCTTTGAGTGGACTGAATATGACAGCTTTGGGGAGAGTGAGATCCCATCCAGCTCAACCAGCCATGTGGAGATCAGGGTCTGATACATCTTGTAATAGTTTTTCTGCGGCGCAGACCATTGGTATCAAACCAAGCAAGAATAAGAGCACGCATTCGGTTGTCGATATGAGAGACGGAGAAGAGCTTTACGATAATGACTCAACAACAGATGAGGAAGTTGAGTACTTCAcggatgaagaggaagaggacGAAGAAAACGATATGAAGAGTAGTAATGATATTAGTTCAGATAGAGCAAATAACAGTGGGgacaatgaaaaagttgatcaTAGGGAGTCCTCAGAGAACTCCTTGTCGGAGAATTCTCGTTCAGTGCTACTCTCAAAAACATTTAGTGATCTTACAATTCCTTTTCCAGAGAAAGATAATGATAATCAGGTTATTAATCAACCTAGCTACAAGGTCCCTTCAAATCTGATAAAACGAAAAGACATCAATGAAGAGCACCTTCTGAAGGAACATGCTATAGAAGAACCTCATAAGAGCGAGACTGGATTCGAAATTGAAGGCGACGATGATAAAATAACAAATAATGAGCGAGATGACGAACCCaataatgttgaaattgacGAGGATGGCGATGATCATATAAGCCATCCAGATATGAATGAGTTTATTTCTGATAATGACATTGTTGGCATCAGCAATAGTTTGACAAGACAGGCAAACAATCATGGTAGTATCAATACGCCGGGGTTGACTGATAATAAAAACTTCATAGATGATAAGAAAAGGGAGGAAAATGAAGACGGGTATGACACAGATAAAGCATCATCAACTAACGAAGATTACGTACCGAACATGTTTCTTTCTCAGTCTACCGGTGTTGAAAGGAGATTTGAACAACTACCGTCCATGCAAAACCCTTTTGCAGATGACTTTCCAATAAACTCAAATAATAAGAAGCAAGATATCATTACCGCCTATGATAATGATGGCACACATAATAagaactttttgaattcaagtGACGATACTGGAGTTTCTCAAGGTCAATTTCCAAAAGAACCAAAGCAACAACATTTCCCCAACCCCATCTTAGGTTTGACCACTAGTTTACAAGGGTCTGGCACTGGAAGCTCACAGGGTTTGGCTCGCATggagaattttttgcaaaaaagaGCCtctcaaaattcaatacTAAGATCGGACCTGCGGTCTTTACTATCATCGGAAAGACCACAATCATTGCAAAGGGAGCAAGTATCGTCTTCAAATGTTAATAATTTTgctcaatttttgaagtctGATGGCATCGATGGCGATTCAAGGACTCAACGTAAGCTTTGGcttcaaagagaaaactCCATCATGGATCTGAGTTCCCACAATGATGGAAATGATCCAATCTTTATGGCTAGCAATGTCGAAGTCAAAAGGGagtttgaaagaatttctCGCGAATATATAAACGTAAGAAGATTTGCTAGTCCTGTTGAGGAGGCCTTGATGAGAATCGAGACTTCTCAAATGGCAATTGGCATTAAGGGATCCCAAAGAACTGATTCAGATATCAATGATATTATAACCCCTAACTATGGCTCTAAATATACCAAGGTCGACGAGTTTTTACCACAGACAGAGAACACTAAGCTTCATAGAATCTTATCAGGCATatggaaagaagaaagcgctctcttcaacaaagataCGAATCCTTTGAATAAGCAAAAGTCAAACTCTGGAAGTCACAAGCATTTTCAGTCGAATCGCGACTCTTTGAGAAATGCAATGGGGTCAGGTCCGGGACCACATCAAAGAATGGTGAACTCTCTGCAGCCTACCACAAGAGCAGTGCATAGACGTATGGAGAATAGCATCCATCAGCAGCGAACATGA